One region of Mycolicibacterium lutetiense genomic DNA includes:
- a CDS encoding DoxX family protein, with product MAEGKNSKLAKLIGLSVAGAGISHFVKPQLFESITKPAFPKDTQKHIYTNGGIETAIGLGLLVPKTRKLATVGTLGYVAYLAGNAVRNR from the coding sequence ATGGCAGAGGGCAAGAACTCCAAGCTGGCCAAACTCATCGGCCTCAGCGTGGCCGGCGCCGGCATCTCACATTTCGTGAAGCCGCAGCTGTTCGAGTCGATCACCAAGCCGGCGTTCCCCAAGGACACGCAGAAGCACATCTACACGAACGGCGGCATCGAGACCGCGATCGGCCTGGGCCTCCTGGTGCCCAAGACCCGCAAGCTGGCCACCGTCGGCACGCTCGGCTACGTGGCCTACCTGGCCGGCAACGCCGTCCGTAACCGGTAA
- a CDS encoding TetR/AcrR family transcriptional regulator, whose amino-acid sequence MARISPRSIDSGASVVRRRPKDRKAQIARASAESFSTLGYHGVSMEAIASRVGISAAALYRHYSSKYELFRDAVLNLSQQLVDGTAFADEADGDPRERLRLIVAALSDTALANRESGGLYRWEARYLRGEDQSTLDAQVRTVHRRIHRPLMELRPELGSRARWTLSTAVLGVIGSVVDHRSKLPAGQIRETLADICDALLAAELPEFPGAADPVVPPPPTIGTTKYEALLTESMRLFNQNGYRDTTMEDIAAAVGMPASGIYRYFSGKSDILAAGFRRAADRLSADMAEVLGAAMDPEQALGALIDDYVARSFDRPELDYVYYTERLNMTPADQKILRDLQRAAVESWVEVVMPVRPRWSAGQARFAVHAAMALVIDLGRLTNYQNSEQARAVVAVLLDLTLLGRYRLRTALPAR is encoded by the coding sequence ATGGCGCGCATCTCGCCCCGGTCGATCGACAGCGGTGCCAGTGTGGTGCGCCGCCGTCCCAAAGACCGAAAGGCCCAGATAGCGCGGGCCTCGGCCGAGTCTTTCAGCACGCTGGGATACCACGGCGTGAGCATGGAGGCCATCGCCTCACGTGTCGGGATCTCGGCGGCCGCGTTGTACCGGCACTATTCGAGCAAGTACGAACTGTTCCGCGACGCGGTGCTCAATCTCAGCCAGCAACTTGTCGACGGAACGGCGTTCGCGGACGAGGCCGACGGCGACCCGCGGGAGCGGTTGCGCCTCATCGTCGCGGCGCTCAGCGACACCGCTTTGGCTAATCGCGAATCCGGTGGGCTGTACCGCTGGGAGGCGCGCTATCTGCGCGGCGAGGACCAGAGCACCCTGGACGCGCAGGTGCGCACGGTGCACCGGCGGATTCACCGGCCACTGATGGAATTGCGGCCCGAGCTCGGCTCGCGGGCCCGCTGGACCCTGTCGACAGCGGTGCTCGGCGTGATCGGCAGCGTCGTCGACCATCGGTCCAAGCTGCCCGCCGGCCAGATCCGCGAAACGCTCGCCGATATCTGCGACGCCTTGCTGGCGGCCGAGTTGCCGGAATTTCCCGGCGCGGCGGATCCTGTGGTGCCTCCGCCGCCCACCATAGGCACGACGAAATACGAAGCGCTGCTGACCGAATCGATGCGGCTGTTCAATCAGAACGGCTACCGCGACACCACGATGGAGGACATCGCCGCCGCCGTCGGAATGCCGGCCTCGGGGATCTACCGGTACTTCTCCGGCAAGTCAGACATCCTGGCCGCGGGGTTCCGGCGGGCGGCCGACCGGCTGTCGGCCGATATGGCCGAGGTGCTCGGCGCGGCGATGGATCCGGAGCAGGCACTGGGCGCCCTGATCGACGACTACGTGGCGCGATCCTTCGACCGCCCCGAACTCGACTACGTCTACTACACCGAACGTCTCAACATGACGCCCGCCGACCAGAAGATCCTGCGCGACCTGCAACGTGCGGCCGTGGAATCGTGGGTCGAGGTCGTGATGCCGGTGCGCCCGCGGTGGAGTGCCGGGCAGGCGCGCTTCGCGGTTCATGCGGCGATGGCATTGGTGATCGACTTGGGCCGGCTCACGAACTATCAGAATTCAGAGCAGGCCCGAGCCGTCGTCGCCGTCCTGCTCGACCTGACCCTGCTGGGCCGTTACCGGTTACGGACGGCGTTGCCGGCCAGGTAG
- a CDS encoding HNH endonuclease signature motif containing protein: MYVRVMQAGAVEAVAALRAAYDAFAACDLTALTRTELLGVLDEYEALTCQMPSVAHRLLAQLQADTTPQEMGAKSWNTVLRIRWRLSTAEAGRRLGEAAELGPRRALTGEPLPPVLPVVAAAEAAGLITADHVKVLRDAVSRLPSFVDTTTAEQFEADLVRVAVGVGPKELKDTAELRLFLLDQDGPEPDDTERARKRGATVGRQGRDGMTALTAHLDPETAAVWEVLFAKFAAPGMCNPADEQPCTSGTPSQTQIDNDHRNLTQRQHDALLVIGRIALMTDLGQLNGLPVSLIIRTTLQDLESRAGIGISGGGTKIPVTDVIRMAGHAHWHLAVFDRATGSALNHFRARRVASPAQRIMLIARDGGCTKPGCTVGPYGCQAHHAVSDWADGGNTNIDEMALACGPDNRLVHTDGGYTTSINPDGDVEWQPPAGLDHGQARINYHHRPELLLTPPAQPEPESAQPEPEPDRDWETDWDLEWDHPTPTPPNIEHLWDTEPLDPADLRLPPGWTLLDPHPPHPNPNNHALSSKAVRGP, translated from the coding sequence ATGTATGTTCGAGTCATGCAGGCGGGTGCGGTTGAGGCGGTAGCGGCGTTACGCGCCGCCTACGACGCGTTCGCCGCGTGTGACCTCACCGCCTTGACCCGCACCGAATTGCTCGGCGTGCTCGACGAGTACGAGGCCTTGACCTGTCAGATGCCCTCCGTGGCGCATCGACTCCTGGCCCAGCTGCAAGCCGACACCACCCCACAGGAGATGGGCGCCAAATCCTGGAACACGGTGCTGCGCATCCGATGGCGACTGTCCACTGCCGAGGCCGGCCGCCGCCTCGGTGAAGCCGCCGAGTTGGGGCCGCGGCGTGCCCTGACCGGTGAACCATTGCCCCCGGTGTTGCCGGTGGTCGCTGCGGCTGAGGCTGCCGGGCTGATTACCGCCGACCACGTCAAAGTGCTGCGCGACGCGGTCAGCCGACTCCCGAGTTTCGTCGACACCACCACCGCCGAACAGTTCGAAGCCGACCTGGTGCGCGTCGCGGTCGGGGTGGGCCCTAAAGAACTCAAAGACACCGCGGAGTTGCGATTGTTTCTGCTCGATCAGGACGGCCCCGAACCCGATGACACCGAACGCGCCCGCAAGCGCGGTGCCACGGTGGGCAGGCAGGGTCGCGACGGCATGACCGCGTTGACCGCGCACCTGGACCCCGAAACAGCCGCGGTGTGGGAAGTACTGTTCGCCAAATTCGCTGCCCCCGGTATGTGCAACCCCGCCGACGAACAACCCTGCACCAGCGGCACCCCCAGCCAAACCCAGATCGACAACGATCACCGCAACCTGACCCAACGCCAACACGACGCCCTGCTCGTCATCGGACGTATCGCGTTGATGACCGACCTGGGTCAACTCAACGGGCTACCCGTCTCACTGATCATCCGCACCACCCTGCAAGACCTCGAATCCCGCGCTGGGATCGGGATCAGCGGGGGCGGCACCAAAATCCCCGTCACAGACGTCATCCGGATGGCCGGGCACGCCCACTGGCACCTCGCGGTGTTCGACCGGGCCACCGGATCAGCACTCAATCATTTCCGGGCCCGCCGGGTCGCCAGCCCCGCCCAGCGCATCATGTTGATCGCCCGCGACGGAGGATGCACCAAACCAGGCTGCACCGTGGGCCCCTACGGCTGCCAAGCCCACCACGCCGTTAGCGATTGGGCTGATGGCGGCAACACCAATATTGATGAGATGGCCCTGGCCTGCGGCCCCGACAACCGCCTCGTCCATACCGACGGTGGCTACACCACCAGCATCAACCCCGACGGTGACGTGGAATGGCAACCCCCAGCGGGATTGGATCACGGGCAGGCCCGCATCAACTACCACCACCGCCCCGAACTCCTACTCACCCCACCCGCACAACCCGAACCCGAGTCAGCGCAACCAGAACCGGAACCGGACCGCGACTGGGAAACCGACTGGGACCTGGAGTGGGACCACCCCACACCCACCCCACCCAACATCGAACACCTCTGGGACACAGAACCACTCGACCCAGCCGACCTCCGACTCCCACCCGGCTGGACCCTGCTCGACCCCCACCCACCACACCCCAACCCCAACAACCACGCCCTCAGCAGCAAGGCAGTACGCGGACCCTAA
- a CDS encoding twin-arginine translocation pathway signal — MSTDTADTDTEIPSDTESVVTESVSEEPQTGEAEAVTEDPEHSERWTRRIARRWRAIAVVCVLLSSAGSVAALYFGAYRAEHQAAQASTVVIDAATEGSVALLSYAPNSLDQDFATAKSKLTGDFLDYYSEFADKFVAPAAKQKDIQATAAVVRAAPVDVQSDTAEVLVYLNQATTSRDNPEPAQAASAVKVGLTKIDGRWLISSFNPI; from the coding sequence GTGAGTACCGACACAGCAGACACTGATACCGAAATCCCTTCGGACACCGAATCGGTCGTCACCGAATCAGTCAGCGAAGAGCCGCAGACCGGCGAAGCCGAAGCGGTTACCGAGGACCCGGAGCATTCCGAGCGGTGGACCCGTCGCATCGCGAGGCGGTGGCGAGCGATCGCGGTCGTGTGCGTACTGCTCTCCTCGGCGGGTTCGGTAGCGGCACTCTATTTCGGTGCGTATCGCGCCGAACATCAAGCCGCTCAAGCGTCCACGGTGGTGATCGACGCGGCGACCGAGGGTTCGGTGGCGTTGTTGTCCTATGCGCCAAACAGTTTGGATCAGGACTTCGCTACGGCGAAATCCAAACTGACCGGCGACTTCCTCGACTATTACAGCGAGTTCGCCGACAAGTTCGTCGCGCCGGCGGCCAAGCAGAAGGACATCCAGGCCACCGCTGCGGTTGTCCGCGCCGCCCCGGTCGACGTGCAGTCGGACACCGCGGAGGTGCTGGTCTACCTGAACCAGGCAACTACTAGCCGCGACAACCCCGAACCGGCCCAGGCCGCCAGCGCCGTGAAGGTCGGGCTGACGAAAATCGATGGCCGCTGGCTGATCTCGTCGTTCAACCCGATCTAG
- a CDS encoding Rv2253/PknI dimerization domain-containing protein, with the protein MRVSTAVIGAGVFTAAAVGSLCSPVAAASPNWGLNGTYIATSNGEWAKTNDIFHDEASIRGTWTISTTCSYPSECTGTVDSDWGWSAPIYKKSDVWYVKKTVDNWQPCGDGTAGPGLQVYRFFTANKDGTANDPNSTTLLGEDSTTGVSGSCGTSRVVFITMPFKLVKTA; encoded by the coding sequence ATGCGGGTGTCGACGGCAGTCATTGGGGCAGGGGTTTTTACCGCCGCTGCGGTGGGAAGCCTGTGCAGCCCCGTCGCCGCGGCCTCCCCGAACTGGGGCCTGAATGGCACCTACATCGCCACGTCGAACGGTGAGTGGGCGAAGACGAACGACATCTTCCACGACGAGGCCAGTATCCGTGGCACGTGGACGATCTCGACGACGTGCAGTTACCCGAGCGAGTGCACCGGCACGGTCGACAGCGACTGGGGTTGGAGCGCACCGATCTACAAGAAGAGCGACGTCTGGTACGTCAAGAAGACGGTGGACAACTGGCAGCCGTGTGGCGATGGCACTGCCGGCCCGGGTCTGCAGGTGTACCGCTTCTTCACCGCGAACAAGGACGGCACTGCGAACGACCCGAATTCGACGACACTGCTGGGCGAGGATTCGACGACCGGCGTCAGCGGCTCGTGCGGAACCAGCCGCGTCGTGTTCATCACGATGCCGTTCAAACTCGTGAAAACGGCCTGA
- a CDS encoding MCE family protein: MLTRFVRIQLVIFAIASVIGMALMGIVYLQAPTLLGIGRMTVTLELPGTGGLYQFSNVTYRGVQMGKVTEVRPTREGAVATLSLNTSPKVPADLHAAVLSVSAVGEQYVDLQPSNDSGPYLHDGSVIPVANTSIPQAVGPMLDQVSSLMGSIPKDKISPLLDETFKAFNGSGNDMGALLDSSSRLIAEANAASDQTRALIDDGAPLLDGQAESVDAIRTWARSMAGITKQVAADDQHVRTLLKDGPGAADEATRLFNQVKPTLPLLLANLTSLGQVGVTYHPALEQMLVLLPPSISATQSYGAPKNNPVGMTLGDFTLSMGDPPACTVGFLPPSSWRSPEDMTDIDTPDGLYCKLPQDSAIGVRGARNYPCMGKPGKRAPTVEICNSDRPYEPLSMRQHALGPYPIDPNLLAQGIAPDSRVDRDKFIHGPVEGTPRPPAEAPVVEAPAAVPPAEAPVVEAPVVEAPAAEAPPSDGGAPTMAPSAFAPNGSEGPSVAFATYDPKTGRYATPDGKVYRQKDLVPHTGDQTWQDLFTT; the protein is encoded by the coding sequence CCAGCTGGTCATCTTCGCGATCGCCTCGGTGATCGGCATGGCCCTGATGGGCATCGTCTACCTGCAGGCCCCCACGCTGTTGGGTATCGGGCGCATGACGGTGACCCTGGAACTGCCCGGAACCGGTGGGCTCTACCAGTTCTCGAACGTGACCTATCGCGGCGTCCAGATGGGGAAGGTCACCGAGGTGCGGCCCACCCGCGAGGGCGCGGTGGCCACACTGTCGCTGAACACGTCACCCAAGGTCCCGGCCGACCTGCACGCCGCGGTGCTGAGTGTGTCGGCGGTGGGCGAGCAATACGTCGACCTGCAACCCAGTAATGACTCGGGGCCGTATCTGCACGACGGTTCGGTGATCCCGGTCGCCAACACGTCGATCCCCCAGGCCGTGGGGCCGATGCTCGATCAGGTCAGCTCACTGATGGGCAGCATCCCCAAGGACAAGATCAGCCCACTGCTCGATGAAACCTTCAAGGCCTTCAACGGTTCTGGAAACGACATGGGGGCACTGCTGGACTCCTCGTCACGACTGATCGCCGAGGCGAACGCCGCCTCCGACCAGACCCGTGCACTCATCGACGACGGTGCGCCGCTCCTCGACGGACAGGCCGAGTCGGTCGATGCGATCCGCACCTGGGCACGCAGCATGGCCGGCATCACCAAGCAGGTCGCCGCCGACGACCAGCACGTCCGCACCCTGCTCAAAGACGGGCCGGGTGCCGCCGACGAAGCCACCCGCCTGTTCAATCAGGTCAAGCCCACCCTGCCGCTGCTCCTGGCCAACCTCACCAGCCTCGGCCAGGTCGGGGTGACCTACCATCCCGCGCTGGAGCAGATGCTGGTACTTCTGCCGCCGTCCATCTCGGCCACCCAGTCATACGGTGCGCCGAAGAACAACCCGGTCGGTATGACGTTGGGCGACTTCACTCTTTCGATGGGTGACCCGCCGGCATGCACCGTCGGGTTCCTGCCGCCGTCGTCGTGGCGGTCCCCGGAGGACATGACCGACATCGACACCCCCGACGGGCTGTACTGCAAGCTGCCTCAGGACTCGGCGATCGGTGTCCGCGGAGCCCGTAACTACCCGTGCATGGGCAAGCCGGGAAAGCGCGCTCCCACGGTCGAAATCTGTAACAGCGACCGGCCTTACGAGCCATTGTCGATGCGCCAGCATGCTCTCGGCCCGTACCCGATCGATCCCAACCTGCTTGCGCAGGGGATCGCGCCGGATTCCCGCGTCGATCGGGACAAGTTCATCCACGGTCCGGTCGAGGGTACGCCGCGTCCGCCGGCTGAGGCGCCGGTCGTAGAAGCACCGGCTGCCGTGCCGCCTGCAGAGGCACCGGTCGTGGAAGCGCCGGTCGTGGAAGCGCCGGCTGCCGAAGCGCCGCCGAGCGACGGCGGGGCGCCGACGATGGCGCCGAGTGCATTTGCCCCCAACGGATCTGAAGGACCCTCGGTGGCGTTCGCCACCTACGACCCGAAGACGGGCCGGTACGCGACTCCGGACGGCAAGGTGTACCGCCAGAAGGATCTCGTGCCGCACACCGGTGACCAGACGTGGCAGGACCTCTTCACCACCTGA